The following proteins come from a genomic window of Nostoc sp. ATCC 53789:
- a CDS encoding EutN/CcmL family microcompartment protein translates to MQVAKVRGTVVSTQKDPSLRGVKLLLLQFVDEDGNILPQYEVAADSVGAGVDEWVLVSRGSVARQVIGNEQRPLDAVVVAIIDTIYVEDRMIYSKKDQYR, encoded by the coding sequence ATGCAAGTCGCTAAAGTTCGCGGCACAGTAGTTAGCACCCAAAAAGATCCAAGTCTTAGAGGTGTGAAACTACTGTTGTTACAATTTGTAGATGAAGACGGAAACATCCTCCCACAATATGAGGTAGCAGCAGATAGTGTGGGAGCAGGTGTAGATGAGTGGGTACTTGTCAGTCGTGGTAGTGTTGCTCGTCAAGTTATTGGCAACGAACAGCGACCACTAGATGCAGTGGTAGTGGCGATCATAGATACAATTTATGTTGAAGATCGCATGATTTACAGCAAAAAAGATCAATATCGATAG
- a CDS encoding BMC domain-containing protein — protein MSIAVGMVETLGFPAVVEAADAMVKAARVTLVGYEKIGSGRVTVIVRGDVSEVQASVAAGVESVKRVNGGQVLSTHIIARPHENLEYVLPIRYTEDVEQFRENVNAIRPFGRRP, from the coding sequence ATGTCAATTGCAGTGGGAATGGTTGAAACTCTGGGCTTTCCAGCAGTTGTGGAAGCTGCTGATGCGATGGTGAAAGCTGCTCGTGTGACTCTAGTCGGCTATGAAAAAATCGGCAGTGGTCGAGTTACCGTAATTGTTCGGGGAGATGTATCGGAAGTACAAGCTTCCGTAGCCGCAGGTGTTGAATCAGTGAAGCGAGTCAACGGTGGACAAGTGCTGTCTACTCACATCATTGCTCGTCCTCACGAAAACTTGGAATACGTCCTACCAATTCGTTATACAGAAGACGTAGAACAATTCCGGGAAAATGTGAACGCAATTCGTCCTTTCGGTAGAAGACCGTAA
- a CDS encoding NAD(P)H-quinone oxidoreductase subunit F, which produces MDQFLFSTSWFVPLYSLLGAILTLPWGIGIIQRTGPRPAAYINLLTTVVAFVHSLFVFKNIWDREPENLLVPWFKAADLDLSFSLELSPVSIGATVLITGLSLLAQVYALGYMEKDWSLARFFALLGFFEAALSGLAISDSLFLSYALLEVLTLSTYLLVGFWYAQPLVVTAARDAFWTKRVGDLLLLMAVVTLSNLAGSLNFSDLYEWAQTANLSPVTSTLLGLALIAGPAGKCAQFPLHLWLDEAMEGPNPASVMRNSLVVAGGAYLLYKFQPLLALSPIALNALVIMGTVTAIGATLVSIAQIDIKRSLSHSTSAYMGLVFLAVGLQQGGVALMLLLTHAIAKALLFMSSGSVILTTQSQDLTEMGGLWSRMPATTTAFIVGSAGMVTLLPLGSFWAMLGWADGFVNISPWVIGVLLLVNGLTALNLTRVFRLVFWGKPQQKTRRTPEVGWQMAFPMVTLTILTLLLPLMLQQWYLLPDWESINWYVALALFASTVLGVVIGSTVYLHKAWSRSRFLAWRFVQDLLGYDFYIDRVYRVTVVSAVALLSRISAWSDRYLVDGLVNLVGFATIFGGQTLKYSISGQSQGYMLTILAVVSVLVFFIGWSSGLLDKLPF; this is translated from the coding sequence ATGGATCAATTTCTATTTTCAACAAGTTGGTTTGTGCCTTTATATAGCTTATTAGGCGCAATTTTGACGTTGCCCTGGGGAATAGGAATAATTCAGCGAACAGGGCCAAGACCTGCGGCATACATCAACTTGTTGACAACTGTTGTGGCTTTTGTCCATAGTCTATTTGTATTTAAAAATATCTGGGATAGAGAACCAGAAAATTTACTGGTGCCGTGGTTTAAAGCTGCTGATTTAGACTTATCTTTTAGCTTGGAACTCTCACCAGTCAGTATTGGGGCAACAGTTTTAATTACAGGTTTAAGCTTACTGGCACAAGTTTACGCTCTGGGTTACATGGAAAAGGACTGGTCGCTAGCACGTTTTTTTGCGCTGCTAGGATTTTTTGAAGCAGCGTTGAGTGGTCTAGCAATCAGCGATTCTTTGTTTCTCAGCTATGCCCTTTTAGAAGTTCTGACACTTTCGACTTACTTGCTAGTGGGATTCTGGTATGCTCAACCGCTAGTAGTGACGGCGGCGCGAGATGCGTTTTGGACTAAACGGGTAGGAGACTTGTTGCTGCTGATGGCTGTGGTGACACTTTCCAACTTAGCCGGTAGTTTGAACTTTTCGGATTTATATGAGTGGGCGCAAACAGCTAATTTAAGCCCAGTGACATCAACATTGCTGGGGTTGGCGTTAATTGCTGGGCCGGCTGGAAAATGTGCCCAATTTCCATTGCACCTGTGGTTAGATGAGGCGATGGAAGGGCCCAATCCTGCTTCGGTAATGCGAAACTCACTGGTAGTCGCCGGTGGCGCTTATTTACTGTATAAATTTCAACCATTGTTAGCACTGTCGCCAATTGCCTTGAATGCTTTGGTAATCATGGGTACGGTGACAGCAATTGGGGCGACATTAGTATCTATAGCTCAAATTGACATTAAGCGATCGCTATCTCATTCCACCAGTGCATACATGGGGTTAGTGTTTTTAGCGGTGGGGTTACAGCAAGGTGGTGTAGCACTGATGTTGCTGTTAACTCATGCGATCGCTAAAGCATTATTATTTATGAGTTCTGGTTCAGTTATCTTAACTACCCAAAGCCAAGACTTAACCGAAATGGGCGGACTTTGGTCACGGATGCCAGCCACCACCACCGCTTTTATTGTCGGTTCGGCAGGTATGGTAACGCTTCTACCATTGGGAAGCTTTTGGGCAATGCTAGGATGGGCGGACGGTTTCGTGAATATTAGCCCTTGGGTGATTGGGGTTTTATTATTAGTCAATGGCTTGACAGCATTGAACTTAACTAGAGTATTCAGATTAGTCTTCTGGGGAAAACCGCAACAAAAGACTCGACGCACGCCAGAAGTTGGTTGGCAAATGGCCTTCCCGATGGTGACTCTCACAATCTTAACTCTGCTTTTACCCTTGATGTTACAGCAATGGTACTTACTACCAGATTGGGAAAGTATTAATTGGTATGTAGCATTAGCGTTATTTGCTTCTACTGTGCTGGGAGTAGTTATAGGTTCTACAGTTTATCTGCACAAAGCTTGGTCAAGATCGAGATTTTTGGCGTGGAGATTTGTGCAAGACTTATTAGGTTATGATTTTTATATTGACCGAGTTTATCGCGTAACGGTAGTGAGTGCAGTCGCACTGCTATCTAGAATTTCTGCTTGGAGCGATCGCTATTTAGTCGATGGTCTAGTAAACTTAGTTGGGTTTGCGACAATTTTTGGCGGACAAACTTTAAAGTACAGCATTTCTGGGCAATCTCAGGGCTATATGTTGACCATCCTCGCAGTTGTCAGCGTCCTGGTTTTCTTCATTGGTTGGTCATCTGGTTTACTAGATAAATTGCCTTTTTAA
- a CDS encoding carbon dioxide-concentrating mechanism protein CcmK — protein sequence MPIAVGMIETKGFPAVVEAADAMVKAARVTLVGYEKIGSARVTVIVRGDVSEVQASVAAGVEAAKRVFGGEVLSTHIIARPHENLEYVLPIRYTEAVEQFRT from the coding sequence ATGCCAATTGCAGTTGGAATGATTGAAACGAAAGGCTTTCCAGCAGTTGTGGAAGCTGCTGATGCGATGGTGAAAGCCGCCCGTGTCACCTTAGTAGGGTATGAAAAAATTGGTAGCGCTCGCGTCACCGTGATAGTTCGGGGAGATGTATCGGAAGTGCAAGCTTCTGTAGCTGCTGGGGTTGAAGCGGCGAAAAGAGTCTTTGGTGGTGAAGTGTTGTCCACTCACATCATTGCTCGTCCTCATGAGAACCTGGAATACGTCTTGCCGATTCGTTACACAGAAGCTGTAGAACAGTTCCGTACCTAA
- a CDS encoding ribulose bisphosphate carboxylase small subunit, producing the protein MAVRSTAAPPTPWSRNLAEPKIHQTAFVHSFSNLIGDVRIGANVIVAPGTTIRADEGTPFYLGENTNIQDGVVIHGLEQGRVIGDDQEKYSVWVGKNACITHMALIHGPAYVGDNSFIGFRSTVFNARVGAGCIVMMHALIQDVEIPPGKYVPSGAVITSQQQADRLPDVQEQDKEFAHHVVGINQALRAGYLCAADSKCIAPIRDENAKSYTGNGITVLELERSSEVASNSLGAETIEQLRYLLEQGYKIGTEHVDQRRFRTGSWTSCQPIEPRSIGEAIAALESCVSDHSGEYVRLFGIDKDRRRVLESIIQRPDGDFKPATNFKAPASSHSNGSYSSNGNGNGNGSSSGKVNGETVEQIRQLLAGGYKIGMEHVDERRFRTGSWTSCKPIEATSINQVISGLEECIQSHQGEYVRLIGIDTKAKRRVLETIIQRPNGQVASSGSQKSSFTSSGSATATATSNHLSTEVVDQLRQLLAGGYKISLEHVDERRFRTGSWTSTGQIQASSEREAIAAIEGHLGEYQGEYVRLIGIDAKAKRRVLETIIQRPNGQVASSGSQKSFTSSAPSATATATATSTRLSAEVVGQLRQLLAGGSKISLEHVDQRRFRTGSWTSTGQIQASSEREAIAAVEGHLGEYQGEYVRLIGIDPKAKRRVLETIIQRP; encoded by the coding sequence ATGGCAGTCCGCAGCACGGCAGCACCCCCAACTCCGTGGTCAAGGAATTTAGCTGAACCCAAAATCCATCAAACTGCTTTTGTACATTCATTCTCCAATCTGATTGGGGATGTAAGAATAGGTGCAAATGTAATCGTTGCTCCGGGGACTACGATTAGAGCGGATGAAGGCACACCTTTTTATCTTGGTGAAAACACTAATATTCAAGATGGTGTGGTCATTCATGGGTTAGAGCAAGGTCGAGTAATTGGCGATGACCAAGAGAAATACTCGGTATGGGTAGGTAAAAATGCTTGCATTACCCACATGGCTCTAATTCACGGGCCAGCTTATGTAGGCGATAATTCCTTCATTGGCTTTCGCTCTACAGTGTTTAATGCCAGAGTAGGTGCAGGTTGCATCGTGATGATGCACGCTTTGATTCAAGACGTAGAAATTCCCCCAGGTAAATATGTACCTTCGGGAGCGGTAATTACTAGCCAGCAGCAAGCTGACCGCTTGCCAGATGTGCAAGAGCAGGATAAGGAATTTGCTCATCATGTGGTTGGGATTAATCAGGCGCTACGAGCTGGTTATCTTTGTGCTGCGGATAGCAAATGTATAGCACCCATTCGGGATGAGAACGCTAAATCTTATACAGGTAATGGTATTACTGTTTTAGAGTTGGAAAGGAGTAGTGAAGTGGCGAGCAATAGCTTGGGTGCAGAAACAATAGAGCAGTTGCGCTATCTATTGGAACAAGGGTATAAGATTGGTACAGAACACGTAGACCAGAGACGGTTCCGCACGGGTTCTTGGACTAGTTGCCAACCAATTGAACCGAGATCCATTGGTGAAGCGATCGCAGCATTAGAAAGCTGTGTAAGTGACCATAGCGGCGAATATGTCCGCCTGTTTGGTATTGACAAAGATAGACGGCGTGTGTTAGAGAGCATCATCCAACGCCCGGATGGTGATTTTAAACCAGCTACCAATTTTAAGGCTCCGGCTAGTAGTCATAGCAATGGCAGCTACAGCAGTAATGGTAATGGTAACGGTAACGGCTCTAGCAGTGGCAAAGTCAATGGCGAAACTGTAGAGCAAATCCGCCAACTTTTGGCAGGTGGTTACAAAATTGGCATGGAACACGTAGACGAGCGCCGTTTCCGTACTGGTTCCTGGACTAGCTGCAAGCCAATTGAAGCAACTTCCATAAATCAAGTAATTTCCGGCTTGGAAGAATGTATACAAAGCCATCAAGGCGAGTATGTGCGTTTAATCGGCATTGATACCAAAGCCAAACGGCGGGTATTAGAAACGATTATCCAACGTCCAAATGGTCAAGTAGCCTCCTCTGGTAGTCAAAAATCATCATTTACTAGCAGTGGAAGTGCTACGGCAACAGCTACCAGCAACCATTTGAGTACTGAAGTAGTAGACCAACTCCGGCAATTATTGGCTGGTGGGTATAAGATTAGCCTTGAACACGTAGACGAACGACGGTTCCGTACAGGTTCCTGGACGAGTACCGGTCAAATTCAAGCCTCCTCAGAAAGAGAAGCGATCGCAGCTATAGAAGGACACCTTGGCGAATACCAAGGTGAATATGTACGCTTAATTGGTATTGATGCCAAAGCCAAGCGTCGGGTATTAGAAACAATTATCCAACGTCCTAATGGTCAAGTAGCCTCCTCTGGCAGTCAGAAATCATTTACTAGCAGTGCGCCTTCTGCTACAGCAACAGCAACAGCTACCAGTACCCGCTTGAGTGCTGAAGTTGTAGGCCAACTCCGACAATTATTGGCTGGCGGCTCTAAAATTAGCCTTGAACACGTAGACCAACGGCGGTTCCGTACAGGTTCCTGGACGAGTACTGGTCAAATTCAAGCCTCCTCAGAAAGAGAAGCGATCGCAGCCGTAGAAGGACACCTTGGCGAATACCAAGGGGAATATGTACGCTTAATTGGTATTGACCCCAAAGCCAAGCGTCGGGTATTAGAAACGATTATCCAAAGACCATAG